From the genome of Solidesulfovibrio carbinolicus, one region includes:
- a CDS encoding sirohydrochlorin cobaltochelatase yields MIRLTRLTHLARLVLSLSLVLALAAPAAAGHDAKKEPKKAIVVAAFGTTVPEAAPAIEKMVARVKAAYPGVPVTLCYTAAMIRAKLAKEGKRVPSPAEALAALPDQGVTDVALFSLQTVPGHEYHDLVRTAAAFSRMPKGLSRVEVTAPLLFEAEDFAKAAAALLEAAPKDRKPGEAVIFVGHGTEHPANMAYPALQYSLWRLDKNAFVATVEGTPSFDDAVAELQAKGVKKAWLIPLFAVAGDHARNDMAGKEKDSLASMLTAAGVETKAVLAGAAEHSGVADIWIEHLKTTFDALPGK; encoded by the coding sequence ATGATTCGTCTGACCCGTCTTACGCATCTGGCGCGCTTGGTCCTGTCCCTGTCCCTGGTCCTGGCCCTGGCCGCCCCGGCCGCCGCCGGCCACGACGCCAAGAAGGAACCGAAAAAAGCCATTGTCGTGGCCGCCTTTGGCACCACCGTGCCCGAGGCCGCCCCGGCCATCGAAAAGATGGTGGCCCGGGTCAAGGCCGCCTATCCCGGCGTGCCCGTGACCCTGTGCTACACCGCCGCCATGATCCGGGCCAAACTGGCCAAGGAAGGCAAACGCGTGCCCTCCCCGGCCGAGGCCCTGGCCGCCCTGCCCGATCAGGGCGTCACCGACGTGGCCCTTTTTTCCCTGCAAACCGTCCCCGGGCACGAATACCACGACCTCGTGCGCACGGCCGCCGCGTTCTCGCGCATGCCCAAGGGTCTGTCCCGGGTCGAGGTGACCGCGCCGCTGTTGTTTGAGGCCGAGGATTTCGCCAAGGCCGCCGCCGCGCTGCTTGAAGCCGCGCCCAAGGACCGCAAGCCCGGAGAAGCCGTCATCTTCGTCGGCCACGGCACCGAGCATCCCGCCAACATGGCCTATCCGGCCCTGCAGTACAGCCTGTGGCGGCTGGATAAAAACGCCTTTGTCGCCACCGTGGAAGGCACGCCCTCCTTTGACGACGCCGTGGCCGAACTCCAGGCCAAGGGCGTCAAGAAAGCCTGGCTCATTCCGCTTTTTGCCGTGGCCGGCGACCATGCCCGCAACGACATGGCCGGCAAGGAAAAGGACTCCCTGGCCTCGATGCTCACCGCCGCCGGCGTGGAGACCAAGGCCGTGCTGGCCGGCGCGGCCGAGCATAGCGGCGTGGCCGACATCTGGATCGAACACCTCAAGACAACCTTCGACGCCCTGCCCGGGAAATAA
- a CDS encoding lytic transglycosylase, translating into MPIRRLAALLAPLALSMTLAAGPALAAEPDKKPADFRGVVWGAPASSLADLKPIDRDGDIIHGERAGEKKELGGMPLKNVTYSFFKDQFYHAEIGYDAPGASEALEKGLVAKYGPPDATRRKTDATGHPYEVSTWNWPGAVFIGHRRDLGGNAGRVFYFYAPLTEASAKTQPSLGQTAKAPAEAAAPASGEGSYRVKKGDSLERIAKKQGTTVAAIEAANPGLTDKNLKADASIKLPGKSGDKPPKKPAPPLLPGQYIEYTVKEGEILSKVANAHGARSRDVIAANPDIEPDNIRPGTVLRIPVKKDAPKPEQKGEEIEVVAPAAQ; encoded by the coding sequence ATGCCCATCAGACGCCTTGCCGCGCTGCTCGCGCCCCTGGCCCTGTCCATGACCCTGGCCGCCGGCCCGGCCCTGGCCGCCGAACCCGACAAAAAACCCGCCGACTTCCGGGGTGTGGTCTGGGGCGCGCCGGCCTCGTCCCTGGCCGACCTCAAGCCCATCGACCGCGATGGCGACATCATCCACGGCGAACGCGCCGGCGAGAAAAAAGAACTCGGCGGCATGCCGCTCAAAAACGTCACCTATTCCTTTTTCAAGGACCAGTTCTACCACGCCGAAATCGGCTACGACGCCCCCGGAGCCTCCGAGGCCCTGGAAAAGGGCTTGGTCGCCAAATACGGACCGCCCGACGCCACCCGCCGCAAGACCGACGCCACCGGCCACCCCTACGAAGTCTCCACCTGGAACTGGCCCGGCGCGGTCTTTATCGGCCACCGCCGTGACCTTGGCGGCAACGCCGGCCGCGTGTTCTATTTCTACGCCCCCCTGACCGAAGCCTCGGCCAAGACCCAACCAAGCCTGGGCCAGACCGCCAAGGCCCCGGCTGAAGCCGCCGCCCCGGCCTCGGGCGAGGGCAGCTACCGCGTCAAGAAAGGCGACAGCCTGGAGCGCATCGCCAAAAAACAGGGCACGACCGTCGCCGCCATCGAGGCCGCCAACCCGGGCCTGACCGATAAAAACCTCAAGGCCGACGCGTCCATCAAGCTGCCCGGCAAAAGCGGCGATAAGCCCCCCAAAAAGCCCGCCCCCCCGTTGCTCCCCGGCCAGTACATCGAATACACCGTCAAGGAAGGCGAAATCCTGTCCAAGGTGGCCAACGCCCACGGTGCGCGCTCCCGCGACGTCATCGCCGCCAACCCCGACATCGAACCCGACAACATCCGCCCGGGCACGGTGCTGCGCATCCCGGTCAAGAAAGACGCGCCCAAGCCGGAACAAAAAGGCGAGGAAATCGAAGTCGTCGCGCCTGCGGCGCAGTAA
- a CDS encoding rhodanese-like domain-containing protein, translated as MRACKLILALAAVLALAVPALADKFEDEAAKEKEAVKLVRDTQKAGYGLVTTEELKKWMDEKKPMVIVDTMPFEDSFKKEHVPGAVSFVFPIPDMTTWDAKETGGKTEADYEKLLGPDKNKTIVVYCGFVKCTRSHNGAVWAQKLGYKNVVRYPGGIFAWKGAAYPVEAVK; from the coding sequence ATGCGCGCCTGCAAACTGATCCTGGCCCTGGCCGCCGTCCTGGCCCTGGCCGTTCCCGCCCTGGCCGACAAATTCGAGGACGAAGCCGCCAAGGAAAAAGAAGCCGTCAAACTCGTGCGCGACACCCAGAAGGCCGGCTACGGCCTGGTGACCACCGAGGAACTCAAGAAGTGGATGGACGAGAAAAAGCCCATGGTCATCGTGGACACCATGCCCTTTGAGGACAGCTTCAAAAAGGAACACGTCCCCGGCGCGGTCAGCTTCGTCTTCCCCATTCCCGACATGACGACCTGGGACGCCAAGGAAACCGGCGGCAAGACCGAGGCCGACTACGAAAAGCTGCTTGGCCCGGACAAGAACAAGACCATCGTGGTCTACTGCGGCTTCGTCAAATGCACCCGCAGCCACAACGGCGCGGTCTGGGCTCAAAAGCTCGGCTACAAAAACGTCGTGCGCTACCCCGGCGGCATCTTCGCCTGGAAGGGCGCGGCCTACCCCGTCGAAGCCGTGAAGTAA
- a CDS encoding nickel-dependent hydrogenase large subunit, producing the protein MAESKPTPQSTFTGPIVVDPITRIEGHLRIMVEVENGKVKDAWSSSQLFRGLEIILKGRDPRDAQHFTQRACGVCTYVHGLASTRCVDDAVKVNIPANARMMRNLVMASQYLHDHLVHFYHLHALDWVDVTNALKADPVKAAKLAETIAPARPGNSAESLKAVQDKLKAFVETGQLGIFTNAYFLGGHKAYYLPPEVDLIATAHYLEALHMQVKAASAMAILGGKNPHTQFTVVGGCSNYNAMSKDALANYLSLTQEVCKFVNDVYIPDLLAVAGFYKDWGGIGGCTNYMAFGEFATDESTPEKHMESSFFPAGVIMNRDLGKVDKVDLGAIYEDVKYSWYKPGADGLHPYDGVTDPKYTKLDDKDHYSWMKAPRYKGKAMEVGPLARCFLAYAKGQPEFKKIIDTVLTKLSVPATALHSTLGRTAARGIETAIVAAKMETWIKEFADSSAKDNTLCAKWEMPGESKGVGLCDAPRGALSHWIRIKDKKIDNFQLVVPSTWNLGPRGAAGDKSPVEEALIGTPIADPKRPVEILRTVHAFDPCIACGVHVIEPETNEILKFKVV; encoded by the coding sequence ATGGCTGAGAGCAAACCCACGCCGCAATCGACCTTCACCGGCCCCATTGTGGTCGATCCCATCACCCGCATCGAAGGTCACCTGCGGATCATGGTCGAAGTGGAAAACGGCAAAGTCAAGGACGCCTGGAGTTCCTCGCAACTCTTCCGCGGCCTGGAAATCATCCTCAAAGGCCGCGATCCTCGCGACGCCCAGCACTTCACCCAGCGCGCCTGCGGCGTGTGCACCTACGTGCACGGCCTGGCCTCGACCCGCTGCGTCGACGACGCCGTCAAGGTCAACATCCCGGCCAACGCCCGCATGATGCGCAACCTGGTCATGGCCTCCCAGTATCTCCATGACCACCTGGTCCACTTCTATCACCTCCACGCCCTGGACTGGGTGGACGTGACCAACGCGCTCAAGGCCGATCCGGTCAAGGCCGCCAAGCTGGCCGAAACCATCGCCCCGGCCCGCCCCGGCAACTCCGCCGAAAGCCTCAAGGCCGTTCAGGACAAACTGAAAGCCTTCGTGGAAACCGGACAGCTCGGCATCTTCACCAACGCCTACTTCCTCGGCGGCCACAAAGCCTACTACCTGCCGCCCGAAGTCGATCTCATCGCCACCGCCCACTACCTGGAAGCCCTGCACATGCAGGTCAAGGCGGCCAGCGCCATGGCCATTCTCGGCGGCAAGAACCCCCACACCCAGTTCACCGTCGTGGGCGGTTGCTCCAACTACAACGCCATGTCCAAGGACGCCCTGGCCAACTACCTGTCACTGACCCAGGAAGTCTGCAAGTTCGTCAATGACGTCTACATCCCCGATCTGCTGGCCGTGGCCGGCTTCTACAAGGATTGGGGCGGCATCGGCGGCTGCACCAACTACATGGCCTTCGGCGAGTTCGCCACCGACGAAAGCACCCCCGAAAAGCACATGGAGTCGTCGTTCTTCCCGGCCGGCGTCATCATGAACCGCGACCTCGGCAAGGTGGACAAGGTCGATCTCGGCGCCATCTACGAAGACGTCAAGTACTCCTGGTACAAGCCCGGCGCCGACGGCCTGCACCCCTACGACGGCGTCACCGATCCCAAGTACACCAAGCTCGACGACAAGGACCACTACTCCTGGATGAAGGCCCCCCGCTACAAGGGCAAGGCCATGGAAGTCGGTCCCCTGGCCCGGTGCTTCCTGGCTTACGCCAAGGGACAGCCCGAGTTCAAAAAGATCATCGACACCGTCCTGACCAAGCTCTCCGTCCCGGCCACGGCCCTGCACTCGACCCTGGGCCGCACCGCCGCCCGCGGCATCGAGACCGCCATCGTCGCCGCCAAGATGGAAACCTGGATCAAGGAATTCGCCGACAGCTCCGCCAAGGACAACACCTTGTGCGCCAAGTGGGAAATGCCCGGCGAATCCAAGGGCGTGGGCCTGTGCGACGCCCCTCGCGGCGCGCTGTCCCACTGGATCCGCATCAAGGACAAGAAGATCGACAACTTCCAGCTCGTCGTGCCCTCCACCTGGAACCTCGGCCCCCGCGGCGCCGCGGGCGACAAGAGCCCGGTCGAGGAAGCGCTGATCGGCACTCCCATCGCCGATCCCAAGCGCCCCGTCGAAATCCTGCGCACGGTCCACGCCTTCGATCCCTGCATCGCCTGCGGCGTGCACGTCATCGAACCCGAGACCAACGAAATCCTCAAGTTCAAGGTTGTCTAA
- a CDS encoding ComEC/Rec2 family competence protein: MAHDPPHDDAGRGVPPLLPWQPCLLAYAGGILGVEYLLPALLGLALLALFVGGLSPPVDPLKRADPGLRPTDPKKSQDFKKVLELVKGRNMRPGLPALAAAFALGLGAGWLALPATPDAPPCLAAKTLTAVGRVASVDPRPGRRLALVLDEVRLTGPDCAAAPLPGRLAVTFDQPDLTPVPGDVLAVTGRIRPTAGFANPGTTDFAFLRRLEGVFFRAYAKGGRGDLTRLAVSDNALALWRQALRDRVAAALAPPPAVSPATSLDDSAASAGRAMVAALLFDDKSGFAETDLELVRRASLAHTLALSGMNVAYVVGLAAALVLAVGRLMPRLYLRLPRPKLIVLAAAPLVVGYCWIGGGSPSLVRAALMFAAFGFMLLWGRDKALFDGLFLALAAFLVVSPLAAFSASLQLSALAVAGIALFWPPFARAISRIPGQGTLLRTLLVGGLGILWTSLAAEAAVLPLIARLFGDFAFAPWINLVWLPILGCLVMPLVLCGAAAAAVPGLGALAHTLLTAGADCCAWLMRGLAALDAQGLLTARAVLRPSAPELLGCYGLLAALALAVASKRPLPKAALAVSLLLLTGPSLTRGLEAFSQEVAVTVLDVGQGQAVAVALPGGQRLLIDAGGLFGSFDVGRAVVGAYLADGRPPRLEMAIASHPHSDHVKGYVSLLDRFAIVTYLDNGGAPEGELGPALAEVLARRRIPTRSLAAGDSLDLGHGLVLDVLHPGPQADLSHNNGSLILRLTRNGHGLALFPGDAETAVLRKLAASGQNLQADVLVLPHHGSSSSLSRRFYAAVAPKIALVSCGDAGHYPSAKVVEALARLPCPVLATKDNGAITVRLDGDGQVLGTETVRQGVIP; the protein is encoded by the coding sequence TTGGCGCACGACCCGCCCCATGACGACGCCGGCCGGGGCGTGCCGCCGCTTTTGCCCTGGCAGCCCTGCCTTTTGGCCTATGCCGGCGGCATCCTGGGCGTGGAATATCTGCTGCCTGCGCTTCTCGGCCTGGCCTTGCTCGCCCTGTTCGTGGGCGGTCTGTCACCGCCTGTCGACCCCTTGAAGCGCGCTGATCCTGGCTTAAGGCCAACGGACCCCAAAAAATCCCAAGATTTCAAAAAAGTGCTTGAATTGGTGAAAGGGCGCAACATGAGGCCGGGCCTGCCGGCCCTGGCCGCCGCCTTCGCCCTGGGCCTTGGCGCGGGCTGGCTGGCCCTGCCGGCAACGCCTGACGCGCCGCCGTGCCTGGCCGCCAAAACCCTCACCGCCGTGGGGCGCGTCGCCAGCGTCGATCCCCGGCCGGGGCGTCGCCTGGCCCTGGTCCTGGACGAGGTGCGCCTGACCGGCCCCGACTGCGCCGCTGCGCCGCTGCCCGGCCGGTTGGCCGTCACCTTCGACCAGCCCGACCTGACGCCCGTTCCCGGCGACGTCCTGGCCGTGACCGGCCGCATCCGCCCGACCGCCGGCTTCGCCAACCCCGGAACCACCGACTTCGCCTTCCTGCGCCGCCTGGAAGGCGTATTTTTTCGCGCCTACGCCAAGGGCGGGCGCGGCGACCTCACGCGTCTGGCTGTCAGCGACAACGCCTTGGCCCTCTGGCGGCAGGCCCTGCGCGACCGGGTGGCCGCTGCCCTGGCCCCGCCGCCCGCCGTCTCGCCCGCCACTTCGCTGGACGACAGCGCCGCCTCGGCCGGCCGGGCCATGGTGGCGGCGCTGCTTTTCGACGACAAGTCCGGCTTCGCCGAAACCGACCTTGAGCTGGTGCGCCGGGCCTCCCTGGCCCATACCCTGGCCCTGTCCGGCATGAACGTGGCCTATGTCGTTGGGCTGGCCGCCGCGCTGGTGCTGGCCGTCGGGCGTCTTATGCCCCGCCTCTATCTGCGCCTGCCGCGCCCAAAACTCATCGTCCTGGCCGCCGCGCCGTTGGTCGTTGGCTACTGCTGGATCGGCGGCGGCTCGCCGTCGCTTGTGCGCGCCGCGTTGATGTTCGCCGCTTTTGGCTTCATGCTGCTTTGGGGGCGCGACAAGGCCCTTTTCGACGGCCTGTTCCTGGCCCTGGCCGCCTTTCTTGTCGTCTCGCCGCTGGCTGCCTTTAGCGCCAGCCTCCAGCTCTCGGCCCTGGCCGTGGCCGGCATTGCCCTGTTCTGGCCGCCCTTTGCCCGGGCGATTTCCCGCATTCCGGGCCAAGGCACGCTTCTGCGAACCCTCCTCGTCGGCGGCCTGGGCATCCTCTGGACGAGCCTTGCCGCCGAGGCCGCCGTGTTGCCGCTCATTGCCCGGCTTTTCGGCGACTTCGCCTTCGCGCCCTGGATCAATCTGGTGTGGCTGCCCATCCTCGGCTGCCTGGTCATGCCGCTGGTCCTGTGCGGCGCGGCGGCGGCCGCCGTTCCCGGACTTGGTGCCCTCGCCCACACGCTGCTGACGGCCGGGGCCGACTGCTGCGCCTGGCTCATGCGTGGTCTGGCCGCCCTGGATGCCCAGGGCCTGCTGACAGCCCGGGCCGTGCTGCGCCCCTCGGCCCCGGAGCTGCTGGGCTGCTACGGCCTGCTCGCCGCCCTGGCCCTGGCCGTGGCCTCCAAGAGGCCGCTGCCAAAAGCCGCCCTGGCCGTGAGCCTGCTGCTGCTGACCGGCCCGAGTCTGACACGCGGGCTTGAGGCGTTTTCCCAGGAGGTCGCCGTCACCGTCCTGGACGTGGGCCAGGGGCAGGCCGTGGCCGTGGCCTTGCCCGGCGGCCAAAGGCTCCTCATCGACGCCGGGGGCCTTTTCGGCTCCTTCGACGTCGGCCGGGCCGTGGTCGGGGCCTACCTCGCCGACGGCCGCCCGCCGCGCCTGGAGATGGCCATCGCCAGCCATCCTCACAGCGACCACGTCAAAGGCTACGTCTCGCTCCTGGACCGCTTCGCCATCGTAACCTATCTGGACAACGGCGGCGCGCCTGAAGGCGAACTCGGCCCGGCCCTGGCCGAAGTCCTCGCCCGCCGCCGTATTCCGACCCGGTCCCTGGCCGCCGGCGACAGCCTTGATCTCGGCCACGGCCTTGTGCTCGACGTCCTCCACCCCGGCCCCCAGGCCGATCTTTCCCACAACAACGGTTCGCTCATCCTGCGTCTGACCCGAAACGGCCACGGCCTGGCCCTTTTTCCCGGCGACGCCGAAACCGCCGTACTGCGAAAACTCGCCGCCTCCGGCCAAAACCTGCAAGCCGACGTCCTTGTCCTGCCCCACCACGGCTCCAGCTCCAGCCTGTCGCGCCGCTTCTACGCCGCCGTGGCCCCGAAAATCGCTCTCGTCAGCTGCGGCGACGCCGGCCACTATCCTTCCGCCAAGGTCGTCGAGGCGTTGGCGCGATTGCCCTGTCCGGTTCTTGCCACCAAGGACAATGGCGCGATTACCGTGCGACTGGACGGCGACGGGCAAGTCCTCGGCACGGAGACGGTACGCCAGGGCGTCATCCCATGA
- a CDS encoding DJ-1/PfpI family protein — protein MAVKKILMLVGDYVEDYEVMVPFQMLLMVGHDVKAVCPGKKAGETVRTAVHDFEGDQTYSEKPGHNFALNFDFDAVDPAAFDALVVPGGRAPEYIRLNPRVIEIVKHFGATKKPIAAVCHGQQVLVTADVIAGCQCMAYPAVQPDIERAGATYVGPNETFTNAVTSGNIVTGPAWPAHPQWMRQFLDLLGTKIEA, from the coding sequence ATGGCGGTCAAGAAAATTCTCATGCTCGTCGGCGACTATGTCGAGGACTATGAAGTGATGGTCCCCTTCCAGATGCTGCTCATGGTCGGCCACGACGTCAAGGCCGTGTGCCCGGGCAAGAAGGCCGGCGAGACCGTGCGCACCGCCGTGCACGATTTCGAGGGCGACCAGACCTACAGCGAAAAGCCCGGCCACAACTTTGCGCTCAATTTCGACTTCGACGCCGTGGACCCGGCCGCCTTCGACGCCCTGGTGGTGCCCGGCGGCCGCGCCCCGGAATACATCCGGTTAAATCCCCGGGTCATCGAGATCGTCAAACATTTCGGGGCGACCAAAAAGCCCATCGCCGCCGTGTGCCACGGCCAGCAGGTGCTGGTCACGGCCGACGTCATCGCCGGCTGCCAGTGCATGGCCTACCCGGCGGTGCAGCCCGACATCGAACGGGCCGGGGCCACCTACGTTGGCCCCAACGAAACCTTCACCAACGCCGTGACCAGCGGCAACATCGTCACCGGCCCGGCCTGGCCGGCCCATCCCCAGTGGATGCGCCAGTTCCTGGACCTGCTCGGCACGAAAATCGAAGCCTAG
- a CDS encoding M15 family metallopeptidase, with translation MSIRPLRAFWLAALLLAALAAPASAQTLSAKAARDLAVLATAYPGLVTAIEVDAAGRTTVVLNDGTRLPYDDGRAKSPEELLDHPDIKDMLAEPYALGPVTAEPAQGFSPGRRRVEPLFLALYGHDKQQVTANCRPVSFLGQTMAFNTRFGAAEAFARVSARLGQMTTADSSLRRHLLPASGGVVWRVIAGTRRLSVHAFAAAVDVSPKGNPYWRNLPRGTNMLATRQAFPVAIVAAFEAEGFIWGGKWSEFDLMHFEYRPELILLARLARGENLPLADIRGLVKAVR, from the coding sequence ATGTCCATTCGCCCTTTGCGCGCCTTCTGGCTCGCCGCGCTGCTGCTTGCCGCCCTGGCCGCCCCGGCCTCGGCCCAGACCCTTTCCGCCAAGGCCGCCCGCGATCTGGCCGTCCTGGCCACCGCCTATCCGGGCCTTGTGACCGCCATCGAAGTCGATGCGGCCGGCCGGACCACCGTTGTCCTCAACGACGGTACGCGTTTACCCTATGACGACGGCCGGGCCAAATCGCCCGAGGAATTGCTCGATCATCCCGACATCAAGGACATGCTGGCCGAACCGTACGCCCTAGGGCCGGTGACGGCCGAGCCGGCCCAGGGTTTTTCCCCGGGACGGCGGCGCGTCGAGCCGCTATTCCTGGCGCTTTATGGCCACGACAAGCAGCAGGTGACGGCCAACTGCCGCCCCGTCTCGTTCCTGGGCCAGACCATGGCCTTTAACACGCGCTTCGGCGCGGCCGAGGCCTTTGCCCGGGTTTCGGCCCGGCTCGGCCAGATGACAACCGCCGATTCGTCCTTGCGCCGCCATCTGCTTCCGGCCTCGGGCGGCGTGGTCTGGCGGGTCATCGCCGGCACGCGCAGATTGTCCGTGCATGCCTTCGCCGCCGCCGTGGACGTCAGCCCCAAGGGCAACCCATACTGGCGCAATCTGCCGCGCGGCACGAACATGTTGGCCACGCGCCAGGCCTTCCCGGTTGCCATCGTCGCGGCTTTCGAAGCCGAGGGGTTCATCTGGGGCGGCAAGTGGTCGGAGTTTGACCTCATGCACTTCGAGTACCGGCCGGAGCTGATCCTGCTGGCCCGGCTGGCGCGCGGCGAAAACCTGCCGCTGGCCGACATCCGCGGCCTTGTGAAAGCCGTGCGCTGA
- a CDS encoding C-GCAxxG-C-C family (seleno)protein — MNAPFSDTARIDALALGVADKASKLFTHRKLLCAEAILVAVNETFGSPISEDQAVGMAAGLTAGLGDQGCLCGAVAGACAAIGVLCARGDHAASRAGVRLESAAVHQAFTERHKSSCCRVLTKHVKNDASAHMVQCAALTGYGAELAVRSVLRLRPELLDCPEAALAAEAPACARVRWLLSLFCRKKAG, encoded by the coding sequence ATGAACGCGCCATTTTCCGACACCGCCCGTATCGACGCCCTGGCCCTTGGCGTGGCCGACAAGGCGTCCAAGCTTTTCACCCACCGCAAGCTCCTGTGCGCCGAGGCCATCCTGGTGGCCGTCAACGAGACCTTTGGCTCGCCCATAAGCGAGGACCAGGCCGTGGGCATGGCCGCCGGACTCACCGCCGGCTTGGGCGACCAGGGCTGCCTGTGCGGGGCCGTGGCCGGGGCCTGCGCCGCCATCGGCGTCCTGTGCGCCCGGGGCGACCATGCCGCCTCCCGGGCCGGCGTGCGCCTGGAGTCCGCCGCCGTCCACCAGGCCTTCACCGAACGCCACAAGTCGTCGTGCTGCCGGGTGCTGACCAAGCATGTGAAAAACGACGCAAGCGCCCACATGGTCCAGTGCGCCGCGCTCACCGGCTACGGGGCCGAACTGGCCGTGCGCTCCGTCCTGCGCCTGCGCCCGGAGTTGCTGGACTGCCCAGAGGCGGCCCTGGCCGCCGAAGCCCCGGCGTGCGCCCGGGTGCGCTGGCTGCTGTCGCTTTTTTGCCGCAAGAAAGCCGGCTGA
- a CDS encoding HyaD/HybD family hydrogenase maturation endopeptidase has product MTDSSRKILILGVGNILYADEGVGVRAVERLLETYDFSDNVTLMDGGNLGMRLMQPLMDSDYCIVLDAVLGGDQPGTIYRFTGEDLRKSLAFKDSMHQSDLVDTLIYCELVGKRPETVVIGMEPYDFKNMSIELTDIVADRLPAMLDIALKELAEAGGVATPKA; this is encoded by the coding sequence ATGACCGACTCCAGCCGCAAAATCCTCATCCTCGGCGTCGGCAACATCCTCTACGCCGACGAAGGCGTCGGCGTGCGCGCCGTGGAACGCCTGCTGGAAACCTACGATTTCTCCGACAACGTCACCCTCATGGACGGCGGAAACCTCGGCATGCGGCTCATGCAGCCGCTCATGGACAGCGACTACTGCATCGTCCTCGACGCCGTGCTCGGCGGCGACCAGCCCGGCACCATCTACCGGTTCACTGGCGAGGATCTGCGCAAATCCCTGGCCTTCAAGGACTCCATGCACCAGTCCGACCTCGTCGATACCCTCATCTACTGCGAACTCGTCGGCAAACGGCCCGAAACCGTGGTCATCGGCATGGAACCCTACGATTTCAAGAACATGAGCATCGAACTCACCGACATCGTCGCCGACCGGCTGCCCGCCATGCTCGACATCGCGCTCAAAGAACTCGCCGAAGCCGGCGGCGTCGCCACGCCCAAGGCGTAG
- a CDS encoding hydrogenase small subunit, whose product MNFSVGLGRDDAEKRLERNGVSRRDFMKFCAAVAAAMGMGPAFAPKVAQALTAKRRPSVVWLHNAECTGCTEAALRTIKPFIDSLILDTISLDYQETIMAAAGDAAEDALHKAVESPDGFYLVVEGGLPTIDGGNWGMVSGHPMLATTKKLAPKAKGVICIGTCAAYGGIQKAKPNPSQSISVTEATGLATINIAGCPPNPINFIGAVVHVLEKGIPELDSNGRPKIFFGELVHDNCERLKHFENSEFAPSFDSEEAKKGYCLYELGCKGPVTYNNCPKVLFNQVNWPVKAGHPCIGCSEPDFWDTMTPFYEQG is encoded by the coding sequence ATGAACTTTTCCGTGGGTCTTGGCAGGGATGATGCGGAAAAACGGCTTGAGCGAAACGGCGTCTCCCGCCGCGACTTCATGAAATTCTGCGCCGCCGTGGCCGCGGCCATGGGCATGGGTCCCGCGTTCGCGCCCAAGGTAGCGCAGGCGCTGACGGCCAAACGCCGGCCGTCGGTCGTGTGGCTGCACAACGCCGAGTGCACCGGTTGCACCGAAGCGGCGCTGCGCACCATCAAACCGTTCATTGATTCGCTGATCCTGGACACCATCTCCCTGGATTACCAGGAGACCATCATGGCCGCCGCCGGCGACGCCGCCGAGGACGCGCTGCACAAGGCCGTGGAATCCCCCGACGGCTTCTACCTCGTGGTCGAAGGCGGCTTGCCCACCATCGACGGCGGCAACTGGGGCATGGTTTCCGGCCATCCGATGCTCGCCACCACCAAGAAGCTGGCCCCCAAGGCCAAGGGCGTCATCTGCATCGGCACCTGCGCCGCCTACGGCGGCATCCAGAAGGCCAAGCCCAACCCGAGCCAGTCCATCAGCGTCACCGAGGCCACCGGCCTGGCCACCATCAACATCGCCGGCTGCCCGCCCAACCCCATCAATTTCATCGGCGCCGTGGTCCATGTCCTGGAAAAGGGCATCCCCGAGCTTGATTCCAACGGCCGCCCGAAGATCTTCTTCGGCGAGCTTGTCCACGACAACTGCGAACGCCTCAAGCACTTCGAGAACTCCGAATTCGCCCCCTCCTTTGACTCCGAGGAAGCGAAAAAGGGCTACTGCCTCTACGAACTCGGCTGCAAGGGTCCGGTCACCTACAACAACTGTCCCAAGGTCCTGTTCAACCAGGTCAACTGGCCCGTCAAGGCCGGCCACCCCTGCATCGGCTGCAGCGAGCCGGACTTCTGGGACACCATGACCCCCTTCTACGAGCAGGGCTAA